aaaaggccttttgcctcccggtggtggaagggattctcacgATGGTGATGATGATACACACATAGGACATTATGGTTAATACGAATGGAGGCAGAGTGAATATAGCAGCCAGGATGGTAATGACAAGCTCTGTCTGGTTGGTGCCATTGCAGTATAGATTTAACATTTCTGTGGATTCACAGTAGAAATGATCaatttcattggggccacagaaagTTAATTGTAACATAAGAAATAATACAATGATAACAGCCAGAGAACCATTTATCCAAGACCCAGCTGCTAACTGCAGGCAGAACCTGGCATTCATGAGGGCAGCATAATGCAGTGGTTTGCATATCGCCAAATACCGATCATATGACATCACTGCTAGCAGATAGCATTCTGCACCAGCCAAGAAACTAACAAAATAAAATTGTGTCATACAAGCACTAACAGAAATGCTCTTGTCCCCTGTCAGGAAACTGACCAGAACCCTGGGCAGGAGGGTGGaagtgtagcaggtctccaagaaggacaagttccccaggaagaagtacatgggggtgtgaaggtacCGATCAGCCACAACTAGAGCAACAATGAGGATGTTCCCGGACAAGGTCAGaatgtagatcactagaaacaGCAGGAAGAGTAGGGTCAGCAGTTCAGGTAGATCCccg
The sequence above is a segment of the Mauremys mutica isolate MM-2020 ecotype Southern chromosome 12, ASM2049712v1, whole genome shotgun sequence genome. Coding sequences within it:
- the LOC123346950 gene encoding olfactory receptor 6B1-like, whose amino-acid sequence is MANTEGGNQTSITKFILLGFGDLPELLTLLFLLFLVIYILTLSGNILIVALVVADRYLHTPMYFFLGNLSFLETCYTSTLLPRVLVSFLTGDKSISVSACMTQFYFVSFLAGAECYLLAVMSYDRYLAICKPLHYAALMNARFCLQLAAGSWINGSLAVIIVLFLMLQLTFCGPNEIDHFYCESTEMLNLYCNGTNQTELVITILAAIFTLPPFVLTIMSYVCIIITIVRIPSTTGRQKAFSTCSSHLIVVTIFYGTLIIVYLLPKTNTLRDLNKVFSVCYTILTPMANPFIYSLRNKEVKEALRKIASKCVNFTIN